From Actinopolymorpha cephalotaxi, one genomic window encodes:
- a CDS encoding MFS transporter encodes MEPRQARGEHEHHHEQDGGEPADGTISRQQWTWSVLAGMASYLDAGSIVALGAGLALFQSYLHLSSGAVGALAAIGPNAIGCAIGAFIGGRLGDKLGRKRIYKYDLLVYALGIACIALAFNAPMLFVGTLVVGIAVGADVPTSLALVAEFSPAKARGKLLGFTQVAWGAGPLVVLILAYLLAPLELLGIRIVFAHLFVVALVTWALRRRLTESPRWQSASEGAKDGKDGKAKPQVPPHHRVRALFSGANLRALVWTATIYVFWNIAAGTGGIFTPYIIKTLNAGSQAASVALSAVGFAIGMIATPLLFMKYADHSHRVRRIMWGVGGVMQVVAYGAYLVFPFTVTVIILNIVLFAVGGALAGEAFYKVFSQELFPTMLRGTAQGFTFGVARTCLGVWSLFVPALASAGIRPVAALLSLFLLISAAVGFFFMPNTSGKSLEQIESERSAMSG; translated from the coding sequence GTGGAACCACGACAGGCGCGCGGTGAACACGAGCACCACCACGAGCAGGACGGCGGCGAACCGGCCGACGGCACCATCAGCCGGCAGCAGTGGACCTGGTCGGTCCTGGCCGGGATGGCGTCCTATCTCGACGCCGGGTCGATCGTCGCCCTCGGCGCCGGGCTCGCGTTGTTCCAGAGCTACCTGCACCTGAGCAGCGGTGCGGTGGGAGCGCTGGCAGCGATCGGGCCGAACGCCATCGGCTGCGCGATCGGCGCGTTCATCGGCGGCCGGCTCGGTGACAAGCTCGGCCGCAAACGCATCTACAAGTACGACCTGCTGGTGTACGCACTCGGCATCGCGTGCATCGCGCTGGCGTTCAACGCACCGATGCTGTTCGTCGGGACGCTGGTGGTCGGCATCGCCGTCGGCGCGGACGTGCCCACCTCGCTCGCCCTGGTGGCGGAGTTCTCCCCGGCGAAGGCGCGTGGCAAGCTGCTCGGCTTCACCCAGGTCGCGTGGGGAGCCGGTCCGCTGGTCGTGCTGATCCTCGCGTACCTGCTGGCACCCCTCGAACTGCTGGGTATCCGGATCGTCTTCGCGCACCTGTTCGTCGTCGCGCTGGTCACCTGGGCGCTGCGCCGGCGGCTCACCGAGTCGCCGCGCTGGCAGTCGGCCTCCGAGGGCGCCAAGGACGGCAAGGACGGCAAGGCCAAACCGCAGGTGCCGCCGCACCACCGGGTGCGGGCGTTGTTCAGCGGCGCCAACCTGCGCGCGCTGGTGTGGACCGCGACGATCTACGTGTTCTGGAACATCGCCGCGGGCACGGGCGGGATCTTCACGCCGTACATCATCAAGACGCTGAACGCGGGCAGTCAGGCGGCCAGTGTCGCGTTGTCCGCGGTGGGTTTCGCCATCGGGATGATCGCCACGCCGTTGCTGTTCATGAAGTACGCCGACCACTCCCACCGGGTGCGGCGGATCATGTGGGGTGTGGGCGGCGTCATGCAGGTGGTGGCGTACGGCGCCTATCTGGTGTTCCCGTTCACTGTGACGGTGATCATCCTCAACATCGTGTTGTTCGCGGTGGGTGGTGCGCTGGCCGGCGAGGCGTTCTACAAGGTGTTCAGCCAGGAGCTGTTCCCGACCATGCTGCGGGGTACGGCGCAGGGCTTCACGTTCGGCGTCGCGCGTACCTGCCTGGGGGTGTGGAGCCTTTTCGTGCCCGCACTGGCGAGTGCGGGGATCCGGCCGGTCGCGGCGTTGCTGTCGCTGTTCTTGTTGATCAGTGCCGCCGTGGGGTTCTTCTTCATGCCCAACACGTCCGGGAAGTCCCTGGAACAGATCGAGTCCGAACGCTCGGCCATGTCCGGTTAG
- a CDS encoding aldo/keto reductase yields MTIPARTLGRSGISVSPIGFGCWAIGGPAFRDGNPIGWGKVDDNESVAAIEAALDAGVTFFDTANVYGAGHSERVLARALAGKRDRVVIATKFGNLIDEGAQQAIGRDASPASIREQCDESLARLDTDVIDLYQFHIGDYDLEQAEDVVATLEELVQLGKIRSFGWSTDDPQRAAVFARSEHCAAIQLHANVIDDNPEMVKLIEAENLAGINRGPLAMGALTGKFNRDTKFADDDVRRRFDFAGKEGRTLEALEHIRDVLTSGGRTLAQGALGWLLARSEAFVPIPGIRTVAQAQDNAGALQHGPLSAEQMAEIDTALRALSLR; encoded by the coding sequence ATGACGATCCCCGCACGTACCCTCGGCCGCTCCGGCATCTCCGTGAGCCCGATCGGCTTCGGCTGCTGGGCGATCGGCGGGCCGGCGTTCCGCGACGGCAACCCGATCGGCTGGGGGAAGGTCGACGACAACGAGTCGGTGGCCGCCATCGAGGCCGCCCTGGACGCCGGGGTGACCTTCTTCGACACCGCGAACGTCTACGGCGCGGGCCACAGCGAACGCGTCCTCGCCCGGGCACTGGCCGGTAAGCGGGACCGCGTGGTGATCGCCACGAAGTTCGGCAACCTGATCGACGAGGGTGCCCAGCAGGCCATCGGCCGGGACGCGTCCCCCGCCTCGATCCGGGAGCAGTGTGACGAGAGCCTGGCCCGGCTGGACACCGACGTGATCGACCTCTACCAGTTCCACATCGGCGACTACGACCTCGAGCAGGCCGAGGACGTCGTGGCCACGCTGGAGGAACTGGTCCAGCTCGGCAAGATCCGGTCGTTCGGCTGGAGCACCGACGACCCGCAGCGGGCGGCGGTGTTCGCCCGCAGCGAGCACTGCGCCGCGATCCAGCTGCACGCGAACGTCATCGACGACAACCCCGAGATGGTGAAGCTGATCGAGGCGGAGAACCTCGCCGGCATCAACCGCGGGCCGCTGGCGATGGGCGCGCTGACCGGAAAGTTCAACCGGGACACGAAGTTCGCCGACGACGACGTACGCCGGCGGTTCGACTTCGCGGGCAAGGAGGGGCGCACGCTGGAAGCGCTGGAGCACATCCGCGACGTGCTCACTTCCGGCGGCCGTACCCTCGCCCAGGGCGCACTCGGCTGGCTGCTCGCCCGCAGCGAGGCGTTCGTGCCGATTCCCGGCATCCGCACGGTGGCCCAGGCCCAGGACAACGCCGGCGCGCTTCAGCACGGTCCGTTGTCCGCGGAGCAGATGGCCGAGATCGACACCGCGCTGAGGGCGCTCTCCCTGCGCTGA
- a CDS encoding PPOX class F420-dependent oxidoreductase, which yields MPKPPVPADIEEMLKRPNPAVMATVRPDGTPVSVATWYIWDNGRVLLNLDATRKRLEHLRADPRVSLTVLDGDSWYRHVSLQGTVTLEPDPELADIDRLSKHYGGKQYPNRDNPRVTAWMDVEQFHIWGF from the coding sequence GTGCCGAAGCCGCCCGTGCCCGCCGACATCGAGGAGATGCTGAAGAGGCCCAACCCCGCCGTGATGGCCACGGTGCGCCCGGACGGAACCCCGGTGTCGGTGGCCACCTGGTACATCTGGGACAACGGCCGGGTGCTGCTCAACCTGGACGCGACCCGCAAGCGCCTGGAGCATCTGCGCGCCGACCCGCGGGTCTCGCTGACCGTGCTGGACGGCGACTCGTGGTACCGCCACGTGAGCCTGCAGGGCACGGTGACGCTGGAGCCGGACCCGGAGCTGGCCGACATCGACCGGCTGTCCAAGCACTACGGCGGGAAGCAGTACCCCAACCGCGACAACCCCCGCGTGACGGCCTGGATGGACGTCGAGCAGTTCCACATCTGGGGTTTCTGA
- a CDS encoding nuclear transport factor 2 family protein, giving the protein MTLTTEDRLAIHELIAQHGHLVDDGALDRLGEVFTGDVAYDLTPMGGAVLNGVEAMRTSALELGDRNPVAHHVTNTVVAEQDGEVTARSKFLGVRRDGSVGSGVYADLLRRTPDGWRIAHRRVSLRREPLKP; this is encoded by the coding sequence ATGACCCTGACCACGGAGGACCGGCTCGCCATCCACGAACTGATCGCCCAGCACGGCCATCTTGTCGACGACGGCGCGCTGGACCGCCTCGGCGAGGTGTTCACCGGCGACGTCGCTTACGACCTGACCCCGATGGGCGGTGCCGTTCTCAACGGTGTCGAGGCGATGCGCACCTCGGCACTGGAACTCGGCGACCGCAATCCCGTTGCCCACCACGTGACGAACACGGTCGTGGCCGAGCAGGACGGCGAGGTCACCGCGCGGTCGAAGTTCCTCGGCGTACGACGCGACGGATCCGTCGGCAGCGGTGTCTACGCCGACCTGCTGCGGCGTACACCGGACGGCTGGCGGATCGCCCACCGCCGGGTGTCGCTGCGACGCGAGCCCCTCAAACCCTGA
- a CDS encoding protein kinase family protein: MSAADVAGVTAGQVAEAFDLGTPIEELDLVQHTVSRTWRLTTSAGRFLVKELWPDEDQPWAHQLNWRRDFEERVAAAGIRIPSPVPPPARAYGWTSRVAGRGAYRVTEWVEHRKVTADDDLSDWLGRTLAVLHSFEPYRSDTADPGELEPFYYVHPADRWHEWAALARSQGRPWAAEFGARLDAYVRRTERLRTTYSGIGDHVLTHRDMVPFNVLMTPTGPVLTDWDVIGPDSASLETGFAAVTFAFRDPRRVRRALASYTAHGGVLVDGLGEDLFAHKLGSELGRLAVLVDRVVTGVPLTGWMTRYADPDTGVRAAMAEVAAAEERLRRLAADLDL, from the coding sequence GTGAGTGCCGCCGATGTGGCGGGCGTGACCGCGGGTCAGGTCGCCGAGGCGTTCGACCTGGGTACGCCGATCGAGGAGCTGGATCTCGTCCAGCACACGGTGTCCCGCACCTGGCGGCTGACCACGAGCGCCGGGCGCTTCCTGGTCAAGGAACTCTGGCCGGACGAGGACCAGCCGTGGGCGCACCAGCTCAACTGGCGAAGGGACTTCGAGGAACGCGTCGCGGCCGCGGGCATCCGGATCCCGTCCCCGGTGCCGCCACCGGCCAGGGCGTACGGCTGGACGTCGCGGGTCGCCGGTCGCGGCGCGTACCGCGTCACCGAGTGGGTCGAGCACCGCAAGGTCACCGCGGACGACGACCTGAGCGACTGGCTGGGGCGCACGCTCGCCGTCCTGCACAGCTTCGAGCCCTACCGCAGTGACACCGCCGATCCCGGTGAGCTGGAACCCTTCTACTACGTGCATCCGGCCGACCGGTGGCACGAGTGGGCCGCGCTGGCCCGGAGTCAGGGCCGCCCCTGGGCGGCGGAGTTCGGCGCACGGCTGGACGCTTATGTGCGCCGGACCGAACGCCTGCGCACGACATACTCAGGCATCGGCGACCACGTGCTCACCCACCGGGACATGGTTCCGTTCAACGTGCTGATGACGCCCACCGGTCCGGTACTCACCGACTGGGACGTGATCGGACCGGACAGCGCGAGCCTGGAGACCGGGTTCGCCGCGGTGACGTTCGCGTTCCGCGACCCCCGCCGCGTCCGCCGTGCGCTGGCCTCCTACACCGCGCACGGCGGCGTGCTCGTCGACGGCCTGGGCGAGGATCTGTTCGCGCACAAGCTCGGCAGCGAGCTCGGCCGGCTGGCGGTGCTGGTCGACCGCGTCGTCACCGGCGTTCCGCTGACCGGATGGATGACGCGGTACGCCGACCCGGACACGGGCGTGCGGGCGGCGATGGCGGAGGTGGCTGCGGCCGAGGAGAGGCTTCGCCGGCTGGCCGCGGACCTCGACCTCTGA
- a CDS encoding GNAT family N-acetyltransferase codes for MTKGPELKTERLLLRRWRESDRAPFAAMNADPAVMEHFVSPLSEADSDAFVDRMEAAFERDGYGLWAVEVRETGDFVGFTGLSRVTFDAPFVPAVEVGWRLAHHAWGRGFAPEAARAALGFAFDTVGLAEVVSFTAPVNERSQAVMRKIGMRRDPDGDFDHPRVPEGHPIRPHVLWRIGVHDWRRA; via the coding sequence GTGACAAAGGGACCTGAGCTGAAGACCGAGCGGTTGCTGTTGCGCCGGTGGCGGGAGAGTGACCGCGCGCCGTTCGCGGCGATGAACGCCGACCCGGCCGTGATGGAGCACTTCGTCAGTCCGTTGAGCGAGGCCGACAGCGACGCCTTCGTCGACCGGATGGAGGCCGCCTTCGAGCGCGACGGCTACGGCTTGTGGGCCGTGGAGGTCCGCGAGACCGGCGACTTCGTCGGGTTCACGGGCCTGTCCCGCGTGACCTTCGACGCCCCGTTCGTCCCGGCGGTGGAGGTCGGCTGGCGGCTCGCCCACCACGCGTGGGGACGCGGGTTCGCACCCGAGGCGGCCAGGGCGGCGCTCGGGTTCGCCTTCGACACGGTCGGCCTGGCCGAGGTGGTGTCGTTCACCGCACCGGTCAACGAGCGTTCGCAGGCGGTGATGCGCAAGATCGGCATGCGCCGGGACCCGGACGGCGACTTCGACCACCCGCGCGTGCCGGAGGGACACCCGATCCGGCCGCACGTGCTGTGGCGCATCGGCGTGCACGACTGGCGTAGGGCGTGA
- a CDS encoding nitroreductase family deazaflavin-dependent oxidoreductase: MKVLDAPQPPSGLRRLFFRAPIHLYRAHLGRLLGGRFMLLTHTGRVSGNPRQVVIEAIDHDPRDGSYVGPSGYGRRSDWYRNILANPDVTVQVGRQVRAMTATPLPPAEGGEIMARYAVRYPRLAPRLARFMGFEVDGSKDDYRAVGERISFVRFTPAHLSSPGDKGT, translated from the coding sequence ATGAAGGTGCTCGACGCCCCGCAGCCGCCGAGCGGGCTGCGCCGGCTCTTCTTCCGGGCGCCCATCCACCTCTACCGCGCACACCTCGGCCGGCTGCTGGGCGGCAGGTTCATGCTGCTCACCCACACCGGCCGGGTGTCGGGAAACCCGCGCCAGGTGGTGATCGAGGCGATCGACCACGACCCGCGCGACGGGAGCTACGTCGGGCCGTCGGGGTACGGCCGGCGCTCGGACTGGTACCGCAACATCCTCGCCAACCCCGACGTGACCGTTCAGGTCGGCCGGCAGGTGCGGGCGATGACCGCGACCCCGCTGCCGCCCGCCGAGGGTGGCGAGATCATGGCCCGGTACGCCGTACGGTATCCGCGGCTCGCCCCCAGGCTGGCGCGGTTCATGGGGTTCGAGGTGGACGGCAGCAAGGACGACTACCGCGCTGTCGGTGAGCGAATCTCGTTCGTCCGCTTCACTCCTGCCCACCTATCATCGCCGGGTGACAAAGGGACCTGA